Below is a genomic region from Gemmatimonadota bacterium.
CAACGAAACGGTATACCGGATCTCGCGACGGTTCCTCGTCCCCGCCATCACGCACCAGACGAAGGTCAAGGAGCGCCAGGACATCCTGGCGGCGTTCAACGCGGGCAGGTACCCCTTCCTGGTCACGTCCCGCGTGCTGAACGAAGGGGTCGACGTCCCCGAAGCCAACGTCGCCGTGGTACTATCCGGCACCGGAAGCGTGAGAGAGCATGTGCAGCGTCTTGGCCGGATCCTGCGCCGCGTCGAGGGGAAGCACGCATTGCTCTACGAACTGGTGGCCGAGCAGACGGGCGAGGAATACGCGAGTAGCCGGCGAAGGCAGCACAGCGCCTACCGGAAGCCGCCGGCTCAGGAGAACGCGACATGCTGACGGGCGACCTGCTCCGCGTCCGGTTCCGCAAGGGACAGATCCAGCTTCCCTACATCGACGAAGCGAGCGGGGACCACCTGGGCGTGGCCGAAACGCTGATCCGCGCCTTCGACAGCCATATAGGCGGATCCCGGCAGGAACTCGACGAAGAACTCGCGGATATCACGGGTGCGGGAACGGAATTCCTGTTTCATCGCGGCCTGAGCAAGCTGTTGAAGGATCGCTGCACGTTCGCGGCCGCTTCGCCCGTCGACCCGGTGGAACTGCGAAGCGAAATCTTCGAATCGGCGGCGGCGGCTTACCGGAATACGGACCAGGTCCGCATCGACCGGGAGGCCGTTCTGGCCGAGGCGGCGAAATCGGCCGGCATCGAAGCAAAGGAGGTCGACCGGGCCTTCTATGCCGATCTCAAGGCGGCCGAACGGCTGGAGACTTTCAAGTCCTGCACCCCGGAGTGGCTTCTGGGCAGGTACAATGTCGCACTGGCCCAGGCCGTCCTGTTCCGGGCGACGGAACTCGACCTGCATGTCGAGGGCGAGACCCCGGCCCGTTACCGCGACCTCTTCCGGAAGCTGAAGTTCTTCCGGCTGCTCCACGAGATCCGGCAGACCGGTCCGGGGAAATACCACATTCGTATCGACGGCCCCATGGCGCTCTTCAAGTCGTCCCAGCGCTACGGATTGCAGATCGCCCAGTTTCTTCCCGCGGTTCTGCACTGCG
It encodes:
- a CDS encoding DUF790 family protein is translated as MLTGDLLRVRFRKGQIQLPYIDEASGDHLGVAETLIRAFDSHIGGSRQELDEELADITGAGTEFLFHRGLSKLLKDRCTFAAASPVDPVELRSEIFESAAAAYRNTDQVRIDREAVLAEAAKSAGIEAKEVDRAFYADLKAAERLETFKSCTPEWLLGRYNVALAQAVLFRATELDLHVEGETPARYRDLFRKLKFFRLLHEIRQTGPGKYHIRIDGPMALFKSSQRYGLQIAQFLPAVLHCGNWRIAASVNWGARRREGVFRLTPETGLKPIGPSTGQWIPDEVAWLEERFGRLKTVWRMTAGSEIIDLGGQGVLVPDYVFTHPAAGTKVYLDFLGFWRSAAVRTRLDLLRRHGPPNLILAISDDLAVDDESSSGLPGEVYRFRRTPVARDILGILDAMTAKTPGESPATLDLFDH